Proteins encoded together in one Benincasa hispida cultivar B227 chromosome 1, ASM972705v1, whole genome shotgun sequence window:
- the LOC120092546 gene encoding uncharacterized protein LOC120092546: MARLFPSISNPSHHHHHHLLPFSSTNFSFLISSIAVLSIFALVVFLCTSSRKSNKSQQRRNFVSKMNSNISSRAISMAKMISWRKVEAADEEDEEERRGSCNLSGDDEEEDEEEVWRKTIIRGERCRPLEFSDSVLHNMRLDYTIWLRAYAIDSFLYTIEENSM, encoded by the exons ATGGCCAGACTGTTCCCAAGCATTTCAAATCCttctcatcatcatcatcatcatcttcttccattttcctcaacaaatttctcatttctCATCTCTTCAATCGCAGTCCTCTCGATCTTCGCTCTCGTGGTTTTCCTCTGCACTTCTTCCAGAAAATCGAACAAGTCGCAGCAGCGGAGGAATTTCGTGTCGAAGATGAACAGTAACATCAGTTCTAGAGCGATTTCAATGGCGAAGATGATTTCGTGGAGAAAAGTGGAGGCGGCCgatgaagaagacgaagaagaaagaagaggtAGTTGTAATTTGAGTGGTgacgatgaagaagaagatgaagaagaggtTTGGAGGAAAACGATTATTAGAGGTGAACGATGTCGTCCGTTGGAATTTTCTG attcaGTGTTACACAATATGAGGCTAGACTACACGATTTGGTTGAGAGCCTATGCAATAGACTCTTTTCTCTACACGATTGAAGAAAACTCTATGTGA